One genomic segment of Clostridium estertheticum subsp. estertheticum includes these proteins:
- the spoVE gene encoding stage V sporulation protein E, with protein sequence MKKHNSKMGQIDFILFATIMILVAIGVVMVYSSSSYIAAFKYNDPEYFLKKQIMWAIVGSILMVVAIKIDYHILKRYTGIMMVITILLLLVVLAFPAINGAKRWIPLGFASIQPSEIAKYTVVLFMAKSLDKKGERVKEFLKGMCPYLLVSGFYAGLVLLGSNLSIAAVIMIVTVIILFAAGAKFLHLFAIGSTLVAAVGALTIFEPYRLARLMSFRDPFADSQGKGYQLVQSLLALGSGGITGAGIGQSRQKCLYIPEPQTDFIFAIIGEELGLIGCTVIMLLFVIFIWRGIKTAVTCKDMYGTILGIGITSVIAIQAVINIAVVTGSMPVTGVPLPFISYGGSALVFNMIAMGILLNISRQTANEN encoded by the coding sequence ATGAAAAAACACAATTCTAAAATGGGACAAATAGATTTTATATTATTTGCAACAATAATGATTCTTGTGGCTATTGGAGTAGTTATGGTTTATAGTTCTAGTTCATATATTGCTGCTTTTAAATATAATGATCCAGAGTATTTTTTGAAAAAACAAATTATGTGGGCAATTGTTGGAAGTATTTTAATGGTTGTAGCAATTAAAATTGATTATCATATTTTAAAAAGATATACTGGCATTATGATGGTAATTACTATACTACTTTTACTTGTAGTTTTAGCTTTCCCAGCCATTAACGGTGCTAAGAGATGGATTCCATTAGGGTTCGCATCTATTCAGCCATCTGAAATTGCAAAATACACTGTAGTTTTGTTTATGGCTAAGAGTTTAGATAAAAAGGGAGAAAGAGTAAAAGAATTTTTAAAAGGAATGTGTCCATACTTATTAGTTTCAGGATTTTATGCAGGTCTAGTTTTGCTTGGATCAAACTTAAGTATAGCAGCTGTTATAATGATTGTTACGGTTATTATATTATTTGCAGCAGGTGCAAAATTTTTACACCTTTTTGCAATAGGTTCTACGCTTGTTGCAGCAGTTGGTGCTTTAACAATTTTTGAACCATATAGATTGGCTAGACTTATGAGTTTCAGAGACCCTTTTGCTGATAGTCAAGGTAAGGGATATCAATTAGTTCAGTCACTTCTTGCACTGGGGTCAGGCGGAATTACTGGCGCAGGCATTGGTCAGTCAAGGCAGAAATGTCTTTATATACCAGAGCCTCAAACGGATTTCATCTTTGCAATAATTGGTGAGGAACTAGGTCTAATAGGATGCACAGTTATAATGTTGTTGTTTGTAATTTTTATATGGAGAGGTATTAAAACAGCAGTTACTTGTAAAGATATGTACGGAACCATCCTTGGCATTGGGATTACATCAGTTATAGCAATACAAGCAGTAATTAATATTGCAGTAGTTACTGGGTCCATGCCAGTAACCGGTGTACCGCT
- the rsmH gene encoding 16S rRNA (cytosine(1402)-N(4))-methyltransferase RsmH: protein MEFKHISVLLNECIEALDIKEDGIYVDCTLGGAGHSLEILKRLSSKGRLIGIDQDEDALKAAKEKIKEFNNVTYVHDNFYNIKTILDKLEIEKVDGIFMDLGVSSYQLDNTERGFSYMRDAKLDMRMDRSRGITAFDVVNNYEEEQIADVLRNYGEEKFSKRIANFIVDRRKDKPIETTLELVNVIDAAIPAKFKRDGGHPAKRTFQGIRIEVNGELKILDKAIEDGIDRLNSGGRMAIITFQSLEDRIVKVKFKSLEDPCKCPKELPMCVCGKMPIVKLISRKPIRATEEELEVNSRSRSAKLRVAEKI, encoded by the coding sequence ATGGAGTTTAAACATATATCAGTTTTATTAAATGAGTGTATTGAAGCACTTGATATAAAGGAAGATGGAATTTATGTCGATTGTACATTAGGAGGTGCAGGTCATTCACTCGAAATTTTAAAAAGATTATCTTCTAAAGGAAGGCTTATTGGAATTGATCAAGACGAGGATGCACTAAAGGCTGCAAAGGAAAAGATTAAGGAATTTAATAACGTTACTTATGTACATGATAATTTTTACAATATAAAGACAATACTAGATAAATTAGAAATTGAAAAAGTTGATGGTATTTTTATGGATTTAGGGGTTTCGTCATATCAATTAGATAATACAGAACGTGGATTTAGTTATATGAGGGATGCTAAACTTGATATGAGAATGGACAGAAGTCGCGGAATTACAGCTTTCGACGTTGTAAATAATTACGAAGAAGAGCAAATAGCAGATGTTTTAAGAAATTATGGTGAAGAGAAATTTTCTAAAAGAATTGCAAATTTCATAGTGGATAGGAGGAAGGACAAACCAATTGAAACAACGCTTGAGCTAGTGAATGTTATAGATGCAGCTATCCCTGCAAAGTTTAAGAGAGATGGAGGTCACCCTGCTAAAAGAACTTTCCAAGGCATAAGAATTGAAGTTAACGGGGAACTGAAAATACTTGATAAAGCAATAGAAGATGGGATAGATAGACTAAACTCTGGTGGAAGAATGGCGATTATTACATTCCAGTCACTGGAGGATAGAATTGTTAAAGTTAAATTTAAAAGCTTAGAAGATCCATGTAAATGTCCAAAAGAGTTACCTATGTGTGTGTGTGGTAAAATGCCAATCGTAAAACTTATTAGTAGAAAACCTATAAGAGCAACAGAAGAAGAACTAGAGGTAAATAGTAGGAGCAGAAGTGCAAAACTAAGAGTGGCAGAAAAAATATAG
- a CDS encoding UDP-N-acetylmuramoyl-L-alanyl-D-glutamate--2,6-diaminopimelate ligase — protein sequence MKLRKIMENINFNLIKGDIDIDIKKIQYDSRKVKKGDVFFAIEGYNLDGHKYIQSAINNGAVAVVCQKDIEDGLDIVVIKVEDARRTLAISAANFYENPSRSMKMIGITGTNGKTTSAFMIKAILEQSGYKVGLIGTIANFIGKKKIHTERTTPESLELHELFKEMVDSNVDYCVMEVSSHSLSLDRVYGIEFCESIFTNLTQDHLDFHKTFENYFNAKLKLFKLSKTSVINIDDEYGAKAYNSIKNSKLSFALNHTADIMASNIKMHSRGSKFTLKYKESSFDIELNIPGNYNVYNALGCITVCLIQGIEITVIKKALQKVQVPGRCELVENNHNLGFEIILDYAHTPDGLENILETVREFTKGKLISVYGCGGDRDKTKRPIMGKIGTNLSDFSFITSDNPRTEDPLEIIKDVVLGIEKNNFEIIENRREAIKRAIESATTGDIIVIAGKGHEDYQILKDKTIHFDEREVISEILKEKL from the coding sequence ATGAAGTTAAGAAAAATTATGGAGAATATTAATTTCAATTTAATAAAGGGTGATATTGATATAGATATAAAAAAAATTCAATATGATTCAAGAAAGGTAAAAAAAGGGGACGTGTTTTTCGCTATTGAAGGATATAATCTCGATGGTCATAAATATATTCAAAGCGCTATTAATAATGGCGCTGTTGCTGTTGTATGTCAGAAGGATATAGAAGATGGACTAGATATCGTTGTGATTAAAGTTGAGGACGCGAGAAGGACATTAGCTATAAGTGCGGCTAATTTTTATGAAAATCCAAGTCGTAGTATGAAAATGATAGGGATTACAGGAACTAACGGAAAAACAACATCAGCCTTTATGATTAAAGCAATACTCGAGCAGAGTGGATACAAAGTTGGACTAATAGGTACCATAGCAAATTTTATAGGAAAAAAGAAGATTCATACAGAGAGAACTACTCCAGAATCACTAGAATTACATGAGCTTTTCAAAGAAATGGTAGATTCTAATGTTGATTATTGTGTAATGGAGGTGTCATCACATTCTTTAAGTTTAGATAGAGTATATGGAATAGAGTTTTGCGAAAGCATTTTCACAAATTTAACTCAAGATCATTTGGATTTTCATAAAACTTTTGAAAATTATTTTAATGCTAAATTAAAATTGTTTAAGTTAAGCAAAACATCAGTAATTAATATTGACGATGAATACGGCGCTAAAGCCTATAATTCAATAAAAAATAGTAAATTAAGTTTTGCATTAAACCACACGGCAGATATTATGGCTAGCAATATAAAAATGCATTCAAGAGGAAGTAAATTTACTTTAAAGTATAAAGAAAGTTCTTTTGATATAGAATTAAACATACCAGGAAATTATAATGTATATAACGCTCTTGGGTGTATAACAGTTTGCTTAATTCAAGGAATAGAGATTACGGTAATTAAAAAAGCATTACAAAAAGTACAAGTACCTGGACGTTGTGAGCTTGTTGAAAATAATCATAATTTGGGATTTGAAATAATTTTGGATTATGCACATACACCTGATGGTTTAGAAAATATTTTGGAAACTGTAAGGGAATTCACAAAAGGTAAACTTATATCTGTTTACGGTTGCGGTGGAGATCGTGATAAAACCAAAAGACCTATAATGGGTAAAATAGGAACAAACTTAAGTGATTTCTCATTTATAACTTCTGATAATCCAAGAACTGAAGACCCGCTAGAAATAATAAAGGATGTAGTTCTCGGAATTGAAAAAAACAACTTTGAAATAATAGAGAATAGACGCGAGGCTATAAAACGAGCAATAGAGAGTGCAACAACTGGGGATATAATCGTTATTGCAGGAAAAGGTCATGAGGATTATCAAATACTTAAAGATAAAACTATACATTTTGACGAGAGAGAAGTCATTTCAGAGATACTTAAGGAGAAATTATAA
- a CDS encoding UDP-N-acetylmuramoyl-tripeptide--D-alanyl-D-alanine ligase, whose product MEYITTNEIIDAIHGELVLQGEKTKHNNICIDTRIIKDEDVFIAIKGENFNANDYALEASKKGASICIIDDMKFKRSEFNKKTSVIKVEDTKKALLMLAKFYINKLNIKVVGITGSTGKTSTKDLVAAVLSAKFKVFKTLGNFNNEIGLPMMIFKLDKSYDVAVLEMGMSDFKEIHNLCEVANPDIAIITNIGMSHIENLKTRENILKAKMEITDFFSENGVLIVNSDNDLLQDITSKYKLIKTGIDAKADYNACNLNILENKIKFNIIDKGNLIETGIEVNIPGRHNILNSMLAVACARVMDMSYKEIAVGFKKLEVTSMRLNIIKGKRFTIINDCYNASPDSMLAAIDVLGNTRGTTKIAIFGTMRELGDSAYDAHKQVGEYAKSKNIDLLITLGEFNDAYKEGFNDIDKYRSFETYNQVVSFLDGIIKQGDVVLVKASRYMKFEGIVNELENLNFCENINNKEVIKK is encoded by the coding sequence ATGGAGTATATTACTACAAATGAGATAATAGATGCAATTCATGGAGAGCTAGTTTTGCAAGGCGAGAAGACTAAACACAATAATATATGCATAGATACAAGAATTATAAAAGATGAAGATGTTTTTATAGCAATAAAAGGTGAGAATTTTAATGCTAATGATTATGCATTAGAGGCTAGTAAAAAAGGAGCTTCAATTTGTATAATTGATGATATGAAGTTTAAAAGGAGTGAGTTTAATAAAAAAACATCAGTTATTAAGGTAGAAGACACTAAAAAAGCACTTCTGATGCTTGCTAAATTTTACATAAATAAACTTAATATAAAGGTAGTAGGAATTACTGGTTCTACAGGTAAGACGTCTACAAAAGATTTGGTTGCGGCAGTGCTTAGTGCTAAGTTCAAAGTGTTTAAAACACTAGGTAATTTTAATAACGAAATAGGATTACCAATGATGATATTTAAGTTAGATAAAAGTTATGATGTTGCTGTTCTTGAAATGGGCATGAGTGACTTTAAAGAGATTCATAACTTATGTGAAGTTGCAAACCCTGATATTGCTATTATTACTAATATTGGAATGTCTCACATTGAAAATCTTAAAACTAGAGAAAATATTTTAAAAGCTAAAATGGAAATAACGGACTTTTTTAGTGAAAATGGTGTTCTAATTGTAAATTCAGATAATGATCTATTACAAGATATTACATCAAAATATAAACTTATAAAAACAGGAATTGACGCTAAGGCCGATTACAACGCATGCAATTTAAATATACTTGAAAATAAAATAAAATTTAACATAATAGATAAGGGGAATTTAATAGAAACTGGTATTGAGGTGAATATACCAGGACGACATAATATACTTAATTCGATGCTCGCTGTAGCTTGCGCAAGGGTAATGGATATGAGTTATAAAGAAATTGCGGTAGGTTTTAAAAAACTTGAAGTTACATCTATGCGCTTAAATATAATAAAAGGGAAAAGATTTACTATAATTAATGATTGTTATAATGCTAGTCCTGATTCAATGCTCGCTGCAATTGATGTCCTAGGAAATACTCGAGGCACAACAAAGATTGCAATTTTTGGCACTATGAGAGAATTAGGGGATAGTGCATATGATGCACATAAACAAGTTGGAGAATATGCTAAAAGTAAAAACATTGATTTGTTAATTACACTTGGCGAATTTAATGATGCATATAAAGAAGGATTTAATGATATAGATAAATATAGAAGCTTTGAAACCTATAACCAGGTAGTTTCATTTTTGGATGGAATTATAAAACAGGGTGATGTTGTTTTGGTTAAAGCTTCAAGATATATGAAGTTTGAGGGCATAGTCAATGAACTCGAGAACTTAAATTTTTGCGAAAATATTAATAATAAAGAGGTGATAAAAAAATGA
- the mraY gene encoding phospho-N-acetylmuramoyl-pentapeptide-transferase: protein MNLIIYSVIIAFLLSIIQGPLLIPLLHKLKFGQNIRAEGPKSHLKKAGTPTMGGIIFMVSTIITMLLIVRHTNDEAMIALYCFIAFGLIGLIDDFLKITHKENEGLKSKQKMLLIVIVAGVIGYYTSIRLGTDIMIPFTNWSINLGIWYVPCIIIYFAATTNAVNLTDGLDGLATSVTIIVMTFFALVSNMLFHPSLAIFCAALAGALLGFLKYNFYKAQIFMGDMGSLALGGAVAGVGMILKSPILVAIVGGIYVMETLSVIIQVFVFKATGKRVFKMSPIHHHFELSGWNETKVVAVFSITTVVFCLIGFLSFSY from the coding sequence ATGAATTTAATTATTTATTCTGTAATAATTGCATTTTTATTATCAATTATACAAGGACCACTTTTAATTCCACTCCTACATAAGCTTAAGTTTGGTCAGAATATAAGGGCAGAAGGACCTAAAAGTCATCTTAAAAAAGCTGGGACACCTACTATGGGTGGCATAATATTTATGGTTTCAACAATAATTACAATGTTATTAATTGTTAGACATACAAATGATGAAGCAATGATTGCATTATATTGTTTTATAGCTTTTGGATTAATAGGACTTATTGATGATTTCCTTAAGATAACACATAAAGAGAATGAAGGACTTAAATCTAAACAAAAGATGTTACTTATAGTAATAGTTGCAGGAGTAATTGGATATTACACCTCCATTAGGCTAGGAACAGATATAATGATACCATTTACCAATTGGAGTATAAATTTAGGAATTTGGTATGTACCTTGTATTATTATATATTTTGCGGCAACTACAAATGCAGTAAATTTAACTGATGGGTTAGATGGACTTGCAACTTCAGTTACAATAATAGTTATGACATTTTTTGCTTTGGTTAGCAATATGTTGTTTCATCCCTCTCTTGCAATATTTTGTGCAGCACTTGCGGGTGCATTATTAGGATTCCTAAAATACAATTTTTATAAAGCACAAATTTTTATGGGAGATATGGGTTCCTTAGCACTTGGAGGAGCAGTGGCAGGTGTTGGCATGATACTAAAATCACCGATCCTCGTTGCTATTGTAGGTGGTATATATGTTATGGAGACACTCTCAGTTATTATTCAAGTTTTTGTATTTAAGGCTACGGGTAAGAGAGTATTTAAAATGTCCCCCATTCATCATCATTTTGAATTAAGTGGATGGAATGAAACTAAAGTTGTTGCAGTATTCTCTATAACAACAGTAGTTTTCTGTTTAATTGGATTTCTATCATTTTCCTATTAG
- a CDS encoding stage V sporulation protein D, with the protein MARGEYRDKVIVKRRMLIVFFILFILFFLLISRLSYVMIVKGYDYKEKAILQWTSDVRISPKRGRILDRSGKELAISANVFRVDLDLNALRETTTKNNLTMKIIAPELATILGMESSDVLSTLTKTNSKGKVIGSATLKRRIEKDTADKISDYSKKHNLRGIVITGDTKRFYPNNNFLSSVLGHTNSDGNGLTGVELYYNKFLSGVPGMKISETDRKSEEVPYTISDYTKPINGKDVVLTIDEMIQYFCEKAASQAMIDNKAKAVSIIAMNPKNGEILGMVNKPDYNPNDPWDLSKSYDQNQKVWRNRAVSDIFEPGSIFKVFTATGAMQEKLVKEDDKFNCTGSTVVAGRRIKCWKTTGHGAENFVDILKNSCNVGFMELGRRLGPEKLNKYIHLFGFGQKTKIDVNGEASGIVRKTKDMTAQDVATTSFGQSNAISCIQYLTGFNAIANGGKLITPHIMKEIVDYGDTNTKKVLEKYSNYNERKIIEPSVAKQLRGYLEQVVESGGGKKAFIAGYHIAGKTGTAQKISETGPGYASQKYVSSFAGMAPSNDPQITILINIDEPDPSNYYGGQIATVVGKQVFNDIFNYLSLKSDATSEEIGKSLLKDVIVPEVRGLKTADAQKIIKENNLNIKLSSDGGTITDMTPKPGCTVKEGTEIILHTGVVKEDSNTVMVPSIIGRSSESASELLSSLGLKVTFAGNGIVTEQTLEGKVVKKGTTITADLDIMAD; encoded by the coding sequence TTGGCAAGAGGGGAGTATAGAGACAAGGTAATAGTTAAACGTAGAATGTTAATTGTCTTTTTCATACTTTTTATTTTGTTTTTTCTATTAATTAGTAGGTTAAGCTACGTAATGATAGTTAAAGGATATGATTACAAAGAAAAAGCAATTCTACAGTGGACAAGTGATGTTCGAATTTCACCAAAGAGGGGACGAATTCTAGATAGAAGTGGAAAGGAGCTAGCTATAAGTGCAAATGTTTTTAGAGTAGATTTAGATCTTAATGCGTTAAGAGAAACTACGACGAAAAATAACTTAACTATGAAAATTATTGCGCCAGAACTAGCTACAATACTTGGAATGGAATCTAGTGACGTTTTATCAACTTTGACTAAGACAAATTCAAAAGGCAAGGTTATTGGGTCAGCTACTTTGAAGAGAAGGATAGAAAAAGATACAGCTGATAAAATAAGTGATTATTCGAAAAAACATAATCTTCGTGGAATTGTGATTACTGGGGACACAAAAAGATTTTATCCCAATAATAATTTCTTATCAAGTGTCTTAGGACATACAAATTCTGATGGTAATGGATTAACAGGTGTTGAACTTTATTACAATAAGTTTCTATCAGGGGTACCTGGAATGAAAATTTCAGAAACCGATAGAAAAAGTGAGGAAGTGCCTTACACAATATCCGATTATACAAAACCAATAAATGGTAAAGATGTAGTGCTTACAATCGATGAGATGATTCAGTATTTTTGCGAAAAAGCTGCATCACAAGCTATGATTGATAATAAAGCAAAAGCAGTTAGCATAATTGCAATGAATCCTAAAAACGGCGAAATATTAGGAATGGTTAATAAACCAGACTATAATCCTAATGATCCTTGGGATCTTAGCAAAAGTTATGATCAAAATCAAAAGGTATGGAGAAATAGGGCTGTTAGTGATATCTTTGAACCTGGATCTATTTTTAAAGTATTTACAGCCACAGGTGCAATGCAGGAAAAGTTAGTTAAGGAAGATGATAAATTTAATTGTACTGGTAGCACTGTAGTTGCAGGGAGAAGAATTAAGTGTTGGAAAACTACAGGGCATGGAGCTGAAAACTTTGTGGATATATTAAAGAACTCATGTAATGTTGGATTTATGGAACTCGGTCGTAGGCTAGGACCTGAAAAATTAAATAAGTATATTCATTTGTTTGGATTTGGTCAAAAAACTAAGATTGATGTAAATGGGGAAGCTTCAGGAATAGTTAGAAAGACTAAGGATATGACTGCTCAAGATGTAGCGACAACATCATTTGGTCAAAGTAATGCTATATCTTGCATACAATATCTAACAGGATTTAATGCTATTGCAAATGGAGGAAAGCTTATAACTCCTCATATCATGAAAGAGATAGTTGATTATGGGGATACAAATACTAAAAAGGTTCTAGAGAAATATTCAAATTATAATGAGAGAAAGATAATTGAACCGTCAGTCGCAAAGCAGCTTAGGGGTTACCTTGAACAAGTTGTAGAAAGTGGTGGTGGTAAGAAGGCATTTATCGCGGGATATCATATTGCTGGAAAAACAGGAACTGCTCAAAAGATTAGTGAGACAGGTCCAGGATATGCATCACAAAAATATGTTTCATCATTTGCAGGGATGGCTCCGTCAAATGATCCTCAAATAACTATACTAATTAATATAGATGAACCAGACCCATCTAATTACTATGGTGGTCAGATTGCGACTGTTGTTGGAAAACAGGTATTTAATGATATTTTCAATTATTTATCATTAAAATCTGATGCTACTAGCGAGGAAATTGGCAAAAGTTTATTAAAAGATGTTATTGTACCTGAGGTAAGAGGTCTTAAAACAGCAGATGCGCAGAAGATAATAAAAGAAAACAATTTAAATATAAAATTAAGTTCAGATGGAGGTACTATTACTGATATGACACCAAAACCTGGTTGTACGGTTAAAGAGGGAACTGAGATTATCCTGCATACGGGCGTAGTTAAAGAAGATAGTAATACGGTTATGGTTCCAAGTATTATAGGTCGTAGCTCAGAAAGCGCTAGTGAACTACTGAGTAGTCTTGGACTAAAAGTTACATTTGCTGGGAACGGGATAGTGACAGAGCAAACGTTAGAAGGTAAAGTCGTAAAGAAAGGAACTACAATCACTGCAGATCTAGATATTATGGCTGATTAG
- the mraZ gene encoding division/cell wall cluster transcriptional repressor MraZ: MFIGEYQHAIDSKNRMIIPTKFREGLGSEFILTKGLDGCLYIYTMDEWKIMEEKLKKLPLTSKDARAFVRFFFSGANEITSDKQGRALIPQNLCEYASIKKEIVSIGVSTRIEIWAKDKWDKYNESDMNFDEIAEKMNELGL; the protein is encoded by the coding sequence ATGTTTATTGGTGAATATCAACATGCCATTGATAGTAAAAACAGAATGATTATTCCCACAAAATTTCGCGAGGGACTAGGTAGCGAATTTATACTGACTAAGGGCCTTGATGGTTGCTTGTATATATATACAATGGACGAATGGAAGATAATGGAGGAAAAATTAAAAAAACTTCCATTAACGAGTAAGGATGCCAGAGCATTTGTGCGATTTTTTTTCTCAGGTGCAAATGAAATAACAAGTGATAAGCAAGGAAGGGCCTTAATACCACAAAATTTATGTGAATATGCTTCAATTAAAAAGGAAATAGTAAGTATAGGTGTATCAACTAGAATAGAAATATGGGCTAAAGATAAATGGGATAAATATAATGAGTCAGATATGAATTTTGATGAGATTGCAGAAAAAATGAACGAATTAGGTTTATAA
- the ychF gene encoding redox-regulated ATPase YchF: MKLGIVGLPNVGKSTLFNAITKAGAESANYPFCTIEPNVGVVSVPDKRLDVLQGIYDSKKIIHTAIEFYDIAGLVKGASKGEGLGNKFLSHIREVASIVHVVRCFVDENIIHVDGNVDPLRDIDTINLELIFSDLDVLERRLERSQKLVRSGDKTAKMEYELMERIKEHLEANLPARTLDFTEEETIFVNSLFLITSKPVLYAANISEDDLMSGNTENDMVKKVQEFAKNENSEVIVVCASLEEELSTLDDAEKMELLQEYGLNETGLDKLIHSSYRLLGLMSYLTAGPQEIRAWTIHVGTKAPAAAGKIHSDIERGFIRAEIVSYDKLVECGSEAAAKEKGQYRLEGKEYIMQDGDVVNFRFNV, from the coding sequence ATGAAGCTAGGAATTGTAGGTTTACCAAATGTAGGGAAAAGCACATTATTTAATGCAATTACAAAGGCAGGCGCAGAATCTGCCAACTATCCATTTTGTACTATAGAACCAAATGTAGGAGTTGTAAGTGTTCCAGACAAAAGACTGGACGTATTACAAGGTATTTACGATAGTAAAAAAATAATTCACACTGCTATTGAATTTTATGATATAGCTGGCCTCGTAAAAGGAGCAAGCAAAGGAGAAGGTTTAGGTAATAAATTTTTATCTCACATAAGAGAGGTTGCATCTATTGTTCATGTAGTAAGATGTTTTGTAGATGAAAATATCATACATGTAGATGGTAACGTTGATCCACTTCGAGATATAGACACCATTAACCTAGAACTTATTTTTTCTGATCTTGATGTATTAGAGAGGCGCCTCGAAAGATCACAAAAACTTGTTCGTTCTGGAGATAAAACGGCAAAAATGGAATATGAACTTATGGAAAGAATAAAAGAACACCTTGAAGCAAATCTTCCGGCAAGGACCCTTGACTTTACAGAGGAAGAAACTATTTTCGTAAACAGTCTTTTCCTAATTACTTCAAAGCCAGTATTATATGCTGCAAACATTAGTGAAGATGATCTTATGTCTGGTAATACAGAAAATGATATGGTTAAAAAAGTTCAGGAATTTGCTAAAAATGAAAATTCAGAAGTAATTGTAGTTTGTGCAAGCCTAGAGGAAGAATTATCTACTTTAGACGACGCGGAAAAAATGGAGCTTTTACAAGAATATGGCCTTAACGAAACAGGCCTTGATAAACTTATTCATTCAAGTTATAGATTACTCGGACTAATGAGTTACTTAACTGCAGGCCCTCAAGAAATAAGAGCCTGGACTATACACGTTGGGACTAAAGCCCCTGCTGCAGCTGGTAAAATTCATTCTGATATAGAAAGAGGTTTTATAAGGGCAGAAATAGTTTCTTATGATAAATTAGTTGAATGTGGTAGCGAAGCTGCTGCTAAGGAAAAAGGACAATATAGACTTGAAGGAAAAGAGTACATTATGCAAGATGGTGATGTAGTCAACTTTAGATTTAACGTATAA